CGTAAGACGGGCGGGCTGTTCATGCTTGCCATCCGGCTGATGCAGCTGTTCAGTGACAATCGGAAAGATTTCAACAAACTAACGGCAATACTGGGTCTGTACTTTCAAATACGGGACGATTACTGCAATCTTAGCATGAAGGAATACTCCGAAAACAAGAGCTACTGTGAGGATCTAACGGAGGGAAAATTCAGCTTCCCGATTATTCACGCGGTTCAGACGCAAAAGTACGATAAGCAAGTTTTACGTGAGTATTCGGAGTCGGTGGTGGAAATGTTGGAACTCTGCCAAACGTGCTCGCTACCGATGGTGGTGAGCCGTTCATTTCCTAACGCGAATAATTTATTCTGCTCCTTTCCCATGCTTTCCCGCCACACAGATATTTTACGCCAACGAACGCGCGATGTAGAGGTCAAGAGGTATTGCATTTCGTTGCTGGAAAAGTTAGGTAGCTTTCAGTACACTCGTGACGTACTTGACGCACTCGACAAAGAGGCTCGCAAGGAGGTAAGCAGGGGCAGAAATGCAATATGTGGTGTGCATAGTTGTGCGCACAAAGCcgggtgaaaataaaaacgaaacaaaacgtatcgctaatatttaaatatcgaTTTGCAGGTAAAAAGTCTTGGACCAAATCCAATTATGGAGGCACTACTAAACGATTTGCTTAGTTGGAAACAACTCTCCGACGATGAGACGAAACAACTGTAAAACCGTGCTGCAGAGAAATAGATTCCCCAGATTCATATCACTGATATCCGGTTTTTTTCTCGGGAAAGGGATAAATCGTCTcgattaaagcaaaaaaaaaacggcagtCAGATTCGATATTAGGGTACACAACGCTTACGGGTTGCGGATTTGTGTGAGCGACAATAACTAGTAGTTCAGGCTATTGTTATTATGATTTCGATGTGGTGCTTAGTCGTTTGCATATGGAGCAAATGTGGTGAAACAGAACGACGAAAGTGTGCTTTATCGCTGCTGCACGGTTAGAAGCTCAGTGATTGAGCTCAGCTCTCGTCTCGCGTTTTTGTTAGCGCAATTGTTGCTGTCTGGTTGTGTAGCTTATTCGTCATTCAAGAAATTGCTACAAAACTATACTAAGTAGTTTAGTGCGAGCCATGCCTTAGCTGTAGGAAAAAAATCGCTATAAATCGAACCACAATTTGATGTAGAACGAATGCTATTGCTGTTCACGCATTAGAAAGTGTATTGCCAATCAATGTTTCTTTCCTCGCAATACAAATGATCTATGTTTCTTTCTAGATTTGCTGTACATATAACTTTATTTCGTTTCATAATGATGGTCAGCTATCGCAGCAAAGGCCGTAAAAAGGGCAACCGTGTGCCGTACATGAACGAACGACTGCTGTACCTGTATCGGTTACGGTACGGTGGCATATGGATTATACTATTagtttatttcaattatggctggtttttattgttttatttaagtttCATACAAAGATttcgttgtgtgttgttttttttgcacaactttGGATAGCCAGAGGGAATATACGAAGAATAGAATGCTTCTAGCAAGATTTAGTAAAGCTTATGTGTGATTATCTGCTACCTGCTACCGTTCAGCCGTTATGCTATTACATGCTCAATGATCTTAAACGTTTGTTCCAAATGAAAAGTATTTAATTGAACGAAACATTGATGTCCACTTAACAAATGAAGATTAAGTTTACACTAAAGCGCTTAACGGATTGCACTCCTTTAGTAAAGGCATTTAATTGCATCTATTTCACAAACGTTCGTAggttataaaataaaccatccTAAATATCTGTATGGTGTGTAACAGAGTAAAGTCTTCCGGAAGAAACGTCATTCTTCGTATACAATTAAATAGAATTGTGTTTTAGAAGCTCGCGAGATAATagattaaagcaaaacaaaacaaaatcacacaaaaaaacagcattatGCAGCAAAGTAGTGGAATCTTTCCTTTCGGAGGTACCTTCTAATTGCtagaaggaagaagaaacaaaaaccatacaTGCTTGGCTTTAAACTATAGCTCAAACTATGACCCTATGAGCGATACTAGTCGCATACGTGTCTGTAGCAACGAAGGTGATTGACAATAAGCACGCCGCATGTTCGTGCGTTTTGTgaagaaagaatttaaaaattacaaaacctTTGCTAACCTTTACCTCCGCCATGCCATATGAACAACGATTCCAAAAGCCCAAAGTGTAGTAACGATGGCGGTTGTTTTCCCAACTCATGCTACGAGCATATCTTCTTAACTTTACAATCGtacaattaaaaatacatatttaaataatGCACTCATTCTCCCATAACTGGTTTCAGTTAAacttttttggtattttcatTCACATATGCCAtttgtttgctcttttctTCTATGCCGTCTTTTTTCATGTCTTACCCTACAATCAAACTTGTTATTACGTTACGTTActttaactttttcttcattaGTTCGGTAATATTTGTCTACAATCGGATTTTGCGGGATAACGTACCCACTTAGCTCACTCTAAACCTTTTTTGTCTCACAACATTATTGCTTCATTTTACAACACTTTTACACATTAGTTGCATTTTACGACATTCACATTGCTATCACTTTTAACCTGTCTGGAAGCGTTCAATCGTGTTTTTCGAGCTGCTTTTGACTagggtttaaattttgtatcgTTTGAACCGTCACGATTCACACGTGTTCTCTAATCAGTTTCAATTTCACTGTTGCGCCAATTGACAGTATTCCTATCCTAATTTATACAGAAGCGTTTCAACAGTACAGTTTATATTTCGTGGGAGAATAGTGCAAGAAAATATTCCAATTCTAACTAAATCAGACAATTACTGCCCTAACTTGTTCACTACTAGTTCCGAATCGGGTGTAGTGCGTTAAAAGCGAACacagaaatttaaacaaacaatctcCAAATTGATAGCCAgaaatgtttgaatgttttttttttaaatcgtggCTGATAGAGCGATACTGTAGAACGAAACGAATAAATCCAAATCACATATCGCTTCATTCCTTCGGTGTGATGTGTCTGGTGCGCGAGAGTAAATGCTGTAACACCGTACAAAACGGTAGAAAGAAAGTCAATCCGGTCTCTTCTCTATCACTCGGTAATCATATTCTGAAAGTCGTTCAGCGAACCGTACGTTTCCGGATCTTCCTGCCGGTGGACGATCTGCGGTGGTCTTGGTAGTGCGAGCGGAACGGGCAGCAGCTCCGGCATCACCGAATGATGCGTTATCAGTGCCCTTAGGGAGGTAAATTCTTTCGTAAAGCCCTGTAACGAGAAGTTCAAATGGCGCGTTAAAAGGGGCAAACCGTCGCGGTAGAAGAGCAAACCAACGCGTACCTTTATTTTGTACCCCCGTATCGTTCTTAGAATTAGGTAGTGTGCCACCTTCGGTGCCGGTGGCGGTACACGTAGCGACAGCGCAAAGCATCCCGGTTTGGTGGTACTTTGGCGCACTAGGAATGCGCCCGGATTTTGGCGCGATAGGACTTCGAGCGAAATTTCGCGCGGTATGCCCGCCTGAAACCAGGGTGCTCCTTTCAGTTCGTGCTGCTCCTTCAGGCTAAGACTATCGTTGCGGAGTGGTACGGCCGGTGGGTAGAGCAGCGTTGTTGCCGTATGATTGTACCGGGGTCCACCGGCATCGAGCAGAACGCTTGCACCAGCTGCTAGTGATGGTCCCGATGACAGTGGACTTCGTATGGTGCTACTGCCAGCAATCATCGTCGTTGCTGTCGTGGAGGTGGTAGTAGATCCGGACAGTTTGCTAGTAAACACGCTCGTCGAGAGAGTCGTTTCGGCCGTATCGGCACAGATACCTTCGTTCACATACCCATCCGAGATCGTCTGGGACGAGCTGGACGAGCTCGATGGAGACGATGAGCTGTGAACCAGTGGTCTGCTGTCTTCTGCCGTCCTTAAAATACCCATCGTAAGTCGTTTCACCTAAAATTATAACCTTGGTTAAGCAGCTATCTAATGGAATAGCCTTGCGTCTAATGGAATTGAACAGTTTAATCCCTCCTTACCAGCGGTGGCTTTTCGGTTAGTTTGCGGCAGGTATTCAATTCCGTCGGTGAGTTTTCCTCCTCGGAGCTGTTGGCTGTCCGCGGCACATCCAGCAGATTGTTGGTGGTACGGTGGAAGAACACGGTCGTCCCTACGCTTCCGCCCGTACCTCCCGTACCGCTGCAGATGGTAGCCTTGGCCGTGCGGGAGGTGGGTGTGCTAGTCGATAATGGTGTCGCCGTTCCCATGCCCCCCATCAACCGGGGTAGATTGTTTGGTGTCGTTTCGATCTGGTTGCTGTTGATGGCGGTACAGTTCATATTGTGGGTTCGCACTCACATCACATCAGCGGCAGCATGGTTTCGGTTGATGAGACGGTACAAACTATAAAAGCAAAATGAGAGAGGGAAAATGGTTCAATATCTTGCTTTGGAAGTCATtttgtaataatatttattttaataattgagCAGTCCAAAATTGCTCGAAAATATGTGAGTCATATAATCGTTTTTTATTCGGCAGATCTCGCGAGATGGGACATACAGATCTAGGGACGAAAAGATAATTGATGGATCATTTTCGTCTAACAGGTTTGAAGATAGGCATATAGTATGAGCAGCGTGAGAGGAAATTCATTAGTTTCAAGTCCCAATACCTGGCAATGAGTGAGTTAGGGTTGGACCTCATGACCTGGACGCAAGATTTTCCGGAGACTAGTCTTAGGATAAGAGCAAAGGTCGACGGCTACATAATGCAGGAAAACTCTACTGTTGAACCAGCAAAATTGCATTATCAAGCCTTCACACATAGCAGGGACTCGGTGATGCATGTGTAAAACagcgccagttccacacgacaggaccaggGACagggtttcaaatcccatccggaccgtccccccgtaacAAGAAttgactatctggctacgtggtaaaataagtctattaagccagaaatgatcgGCATGAGctctaaggtcgttaagccaagaaaagatataggaagagagagagagagagagagagagagagagagagagagccttCAGACATAAGGGATCAGCAAAGTCATATGGCAGCATAGTCTGGATAAAACATGAGTTTATGACACATTATGTTCTGTGAAATCTAGACTAAGCATACAAAACTTGTAGGAATGAAAATAATCAACGTCACATAACAGGTGCTGGTAGGTACAAAACTCTTAAGGTCCTCTGCTACCACCATGGGGCTGTGCCAAGGAAATTGACAAAATTGTTTATAGTACTCTTTTATACTGGAAACTTCAGGGACATTCTGTGCATACCCTGATGATATACACATTTTCGGTACTCCTATGTAGTAGATGCTTACTACAGGATCGTGAAAGCGGTTTAGAACTTCGGATTGGAAACGAGGTAATGCAAACCTCGTCTATTAACAAATCCCAAATTACATTTACACATACAAATTTGGTGTAATCATCCAATATTTTAATGATACTATGTCTCACctctttccccaaaaattggtatgagatgaaacaaaaaacatacaatacAGTCAGTCTTCTGTAGATTACACATCGCATTGTTGTAAAAATACGAGATAGGCTGTCAACCGCTTTTCACACAGTCTGAGAACCCCACTCTCCTCCACTCAAAAAATCCTGTCGCGATGATCGAAGCTAGGAATATATAGATCCTATATAGTTTCAGCACATACGCCTCTGAGACATAAACTTTGGCTAAATATGACGATCTTTGTCGagcttaaaaaagaaaatactcaGGAAGACTGTTGACTCCGTATCTGTAGAAAGTAAATGGAGGACCAACTATAAAATTAACTTAGTCACTATCGTTCAAAGAAAAAGACTCGTCGGGTGCCGATGGACAGGTCATGTCTTTCGAATGGCCACCCATATGGAGTATTAAGCTTCCACAAGAAAGGACGGGAAGCACGTGTCTTTTAAACCTCTTGGTTCTTCAAGCAATATCGCGGAATGGTTATAGTGCCGGATAAGTAAGTTAGTAGAACATAACTAATGAATAACTTAtacttatttaaaatttgaataagaacaaaagaaatataaaaaataatatgaatGCATTAAAGAAATAACAGTATTTATATattattaatataaatatttctattATGTTCTATAAGAAATatcttccaaaaaacctaactaccCTTATCAAGCATCTTTAAATGCTAACCTTGTATTCAGAACTGATTAATTTATCACGATTGGCGACTCTTGGCGCGATTGGTCTGTCATTGGTCATTTGTTGAAACGTGAACCTTCTCACCTAATGGCCGTCCATGTCAAGAGCCACATTAGTGCGTAACGCTTCCGCTttttccgcaaaaaaaaaccgtaaacGAAAGGAAGGAACTACTTTGCACCGTTCCGCGACCGGCTTGTTGATTGTTCGATTCATCAATCATAATTATCAACGGAAACTGGTAAATGGAGCCAATGCCTCTGTACACAGTGTggattaaacaaaacacacaatcgAATGGCCACATTGTGTTGAGATTGGCAGAAAATGGTTCACGGATATGGTTCACGTGCACTCTACATACCTTCGTGTCCGATTAGCGATTGTGCCATTTTGTGACAGGCGGAAGAAAGGAGTTCGTTCTTGAGGAACGGATTAGAAGGCTGAAAagggtgtttttggggggagaagGGTAAGTAACAACTACCCTGTTCCCATCAGTCCGTCACAGTGAAATGGGATAGTAGGTTGGAAATGGATCTGTAAGGAACCAACATGATGCTCGCTGGCTAGTTCATTAGATGCTGACGGAATCACTCAGCAGTTTGCTAATATAAATGACTTCAAACGACCATATCTGTGCTTTGTCGGCTCTTCAAGGGCACTTACGTTAATTGGATTAATGCTCTACTGGTCGAAGAATAGATAGGAATGATTGATATGgctagtttttctttttagatgATTGTTAAATTTGGAACACGTTTACATACATTAAATGTTAACAATAATTGAAATATGCTGCCATTTTCTTGCATATATAAACATTAACTTGCAAGTAACTACATTAGTAACATTTACATCAAATGCATTCTAGTTGATCAATTAGTGAATTctttagtgattttttttattgagatTTATTCGTTTCCAATTGCAAATGTAGCTGCAcgtttttataaatttcaaatttataaaaatattttcagaaGTTTTTCCGAGGAACCATAAAGGCATCGAAAGGTTTTTGTGATAGAACCAAATTCCCAATCAAATACCAATCATCTATCCGCCACCGAACGaatcaattttcaattgttttcaaGTGTTGTAAGGCTCGTGAGATAAAGGCCACTGCAAAATGGCACTTTTTTCTA
The DNA window shown above is from Anopheles funestus chromosome 3RL, idAnoFuneDA-416_04, whole genome shotgun sequence and carries:
- the LOC125771243 gene encoding EGFR adapter protein-like; this encodes MNCTAINSNQIETTPNNLPRLMGGMGTATPLSTSTPTSRTAKATICSGTGGTGGSVGTTVFFHRTTNNLLDVPRTANSSEEENSPTELNTCRKLTEKPPLVKRLTMGILRTAEDSRPLVHSSSSPSSSSSSSQTISDGYVNEGICADTAETTLSTSVFTSKLSGSTTTSTTATTMIAGSSTIRSPLSSGPSLAAGASVLLDAGGPRYNHTATTLLYPPAVPLRNDSLSLKEQHELKGAPWFQAGIPREISLEVLSRQNPGAFLVRQSTTKPGCFALSLRVPPPAPKVAHYLILRTIRGYKIKGFTKEFTSLRALITHHSVMPELLPVPLALPRPPQIVHRQEDPETYGSLNDFQNMITE